TGCCTCGGCAGAAGTCCTGCTGCTGGTCAGCCGCGATCTCGACCACCAGCCTGAGCGCAGCTCGCAGCCGCACATGGTTAAAGTGGGGTAATCGGCCATGGGCCTGCATTTGAAAGAAGGCGCAGACGACGATCTGGCCGAGAACCACGAAATCAACGTTACGCCGTTCATCGACGTGATGCTGGTGCTGTTGATCATCTTCATGGTGGCTGCGCCGTTGGCAACTGTGGACATCAAAGTCGATCTGCCGGCCTCGACCGCCAAACCGGCGCCACGGCCAGAGAAACCGGTGTTTCTCAGCGTCAAGGCTGACCAGCGCCTGTTCATCGGCGAAGACGAAGTGAAGCCGGAAACCCTCGGCGCTTTCCTCGATGCCAAGACTCAGGGCAAGAAAGACACCACGATCTTCTTCCAGGCCGATAAAGGCGTGGATTACGGAGACCTGATGAGCGTGATGGATAACCTGCGCGCCGCCGGTTACCTGAAGGTCGGTCTGGTGGGTCTTGAGACGGCAGCCAAGAAATGATCACGACGCGCCATAAGCTGACGCGTTACAGCGGTAGCCTGGCCGTTGTGCTGGGCGTGCATGCGCTGGCCATCGCGCTGGCGCTGAACTGGACCGCCCGCCCGCCCATCGAATTGCCGCCACAGGCAATGATGGTCGAGTTGGCTCCGCTGCCTGCCCCGCCACCGCCGGCACCGCCGAAAGTCGTCACACCGCCGCAGCCACCGGCTCCGGTTGAAGAGCTGCCGATCCCGAAACTGGCCGAAGCACCGAAAGCGGAAATCGCGGTGCCGAAACCCAAGCCGAAGCCAAAGCCTAAACCGCCGAAGCCGGTCGAGAAGAAGCTGCCTGATCCGCCGAAGGAAAAACCTTCGGAGGAAAAACCCGCCGACACGCAACCGACGCAGGCACCCACGGAGAAATCCGCTCAGCCTGCGCCGGGCCCGTCGCCTGCGACGGTTGCCGCGAAAGCCAGTTGGCAAGGCTCCCTGCTGGCGCACTTGGCGAAGTACAAGAAGTACCCGGACAGCGCGCGGCAGAGGGGCAAGGAAGGCCTGAATCGTCTGCGGTTCGTAGTCGATGGCGAAGGTAATGTGCTGTCGTTCGAACTGGTGGGCCGCTCCGGCAACGCCGATCTGGACCGGGCTACCCTGGAAATGATCCGCCGCGCCCAACCGCTGCCCAAGCCACCGGCCGAGATGCTCAACAACGGCTCCATCGAAATTGTTGCGCCGTTTGTTTACTCGCTGGACCGTCGCCGTTAAGCAACACCGCAATACCTGTGGGAGCTGGCTTGCCAGCGATAGCGGTGTGTCAGAGAAGGATTTATTGGCTGACCCACCGCTATCGCTGGCAAGCCAGCTCCCACAAGGTTCTTCGCCAGCCGAGAGAACCAAGCCAAAAGGGCACCGAAAGGTGCCTTTTGCGTATCTGCCAGCGGCAAACCGAGCTCGACCGGTGTCGCACTCCGCCCTCAGTCTGATAACGTGCGTCTATCGATTGCAGCCGGTATGCTTGGCCCGCATCTTCATGGACGCTTGCTATGACCCTCACAGAATTACGCTACATCGTTACCCTCGCCCAAGAGCAGCATTTTGGCCATGCCGCCGAACGTTGCCACGTCAGTCAGCCGACGCTGTCGGTGGGCGTGAAGAAACTTGAAGACGAACTCGGTGTGCTGATTTTCGAGCGCAGCAAAAGCGCCGTGCGCCTGACCCCGGTCGGCGAAGGAATCGTTGCCCAGGCGCAAAAGGTTCTGGAACAGGCCCAAGGCATTCGCGAACTGGCCCAGGCCGGCAAGAACCAGCTCACCGCCCCACTGAAAGTCGGCGCGATCTACACTGTCGGCCCATACCTGTTCCCGCATCTGATTCCACAACTGCACCGGGTCGCCCCGCAGATGCCGTTGTACATCGAAGAAAATTTTACCCACGTGCTGCGCGACAAACTGCGCAACGGCGAGCTCGACGCGATCATCATCGCACTGCCGTTCAACGAAGCCGATGTACTGACCCTGCCGCTGTACGATGAGCCGTTCTATGTACTGATGCCGGCGCAGCACCCGTGGACCAAGAAAGAATCCATCGACGCTGGTCTGCTCAACGACAAGAGCCTGTTGCTGCTCGGCGAAGGTCACTGCTTCCGCGATCAAGTGCTGGAAGCCTGTCCGACCCTGACCAAGGGCAACGACGGCGCCAAGCACACCACGGTCGAATCCAGTTCGCTGGAAACCATTCGGCACATGGTTGCGTCCGGCCTCGGCATCTCGATCCTGCCGTTGTCGGCGGTCGATAGCCATCACTACGCTCCGGGCGTGATCGAAGTCCGCCCGCTGTCGCCGCCGGTGCCCTTCCGCACTGTGGCCATCGCCTGGCGCGCCAGCTTCCCGCGGCCGAAAGCCATCGAGATTCTCGCCGACTCCATTCGCCTGTGTTCGGTGGCCAAGCCCCCCGCACCGGTTACAGCCGGTTAAGCGAGCGTCATGACTGAGCTGTCGCAGGTGTCGGTGACGGCACTCAAGGGTGTCGGCGAAGCCATGGCCGAAAAGCTGGCGAAGGTCGGCCTGGAGAATCTTCAGGACGTGTTGTTCCACCTGCCGCTACGCTATCAGGATCGCACCCGCGTGGTGCCGATCGGCCATTTGCGGCCGGGACAAGACGCCGTGGTCGAAGGCACCGTGAGCGGTGCCGACGTGGTCATGGGGCGGCGCCGCAGTCTCGTCGTCCGCTTGCAGGATGGCACCGGCGGCCTGAGTCTGCGCTTTTATCATTTCAGCAATGCGCAGAAAGAAGGCCTCAAGCGCGGCACGCGGGTGCGCTGCTACGGCGAAGCCCGGCCCGGCGCGTCGGGTCTGGAGATCTATCATCCGGAATACCGCGCGATCACCGGCGACGAACCGCCGCCGGTGGACGAAACCCTGACCCCGGTCTACCCGCTCACCGAAGGCCTGACTCAGCAACGCCTGCGTCAGTTGTGCATGCAGACTCTGACGCTGCTCAAACCGAACACCCTTCCAGACTGGCTGCCAACCGAACTGGCGCGCGACTATCAACTGGCGCCTCTGGCCGATGCAATCCGCTACCTGCACAACCCGCCCGCCGATGCCGACGTCGATGAACTCGCCCTAGGGCATCACTGGGCCCAGCATCGCCTCGCCTTTGAAGAACTGCTGACCCATCAACTGTCGCAACAACGTCTGCGCGAAAGCATGCGTTCGCTACGCGCGCCAGCCATGCCGAAAGCCACGAAGCTGCCGCCGAAATACTTGAAGAACCTGGGCTTCAACCCGACCGGTGCCCAACAGCGCGTCGGCAATGAAATCGCCTACGACCTCAGCCAGCACGAACCGATGCTGCGGCTGATTCAAGGCGACGTTGGCGCGGGTAAAACCGTGGTCGCCGCACTCGCTGCGTTACAGGCGTTGGAGGCCGGTTATCAAGTCGCGCTGATGGCGCCGACCGAGATCCTCGCTGAGCAACACTTCATCACCTTCAAGCGCTGGCTCGAACCGCTGGGCATCGAGGTCGCGTGGCTGGCCGGCAAGCTCAAGGGCAAGAACCGCGTTGCCGCGCTGGAACAAATCGCCAGCGGCACACCGATGGTGGTCGGCACTCATGCGCTGTTTCAGGACGAAGTGCAGTTCAAGAACCTCGCGCTGGTGATCATCGACGAACAGCACCGCTTCGGCGTGCAGCAACGCCTGGCGCTGCGGCAGAAAGGCGTCGGCGGGCGCATGTGCCCGCATCAGCTGATCATGACCGCCACGCCGATTCCACGGACGCTGGCGATGAGTGCCTACGCCGACCTCGACACCTCGATCCTCGACGAACTTCCGCCCGGGCGAACGCCGGTCAACACCGTACTGGTCACCGACACGCGTCGCGTCGAAGTGATTGAGCGCGTGCGCAGCGCTTGCGCCGAAGGCCGTCAGGCCTACTGGGTGTGCACGCTGATCGAGGAATCCGAAGAGCTGACCTGCCAGGCTGCCGAAACCACGTTTGAAGACCTCACGCTCGCCCTCGGCGAACTGAAAGTCGGGTTGATTCACGGACGCATGAAACCCGTCGAGAAGGCCGCCGTGATGGCCGAATTCAAGGCCGGCAACCTGCAACTGCTGGTCGCCACCACAGTGATCGAAGTCGGCGTCGACGTACCCAACGCCAGCCTGATGATCATCGAAAACCCCGAGCGCCTTGGCCTCGCGCAACTGCACCAGTTGCGCGGCCGCGTTGGCCGAGGCAGTGCCGCCAGTCATTGCGTGCTGCTCTATCATCCGCCGCTGTCGCAGATCGGTCGTCAGCGCCTGGGCATCATGCGCGAAACCAACGACGGTTTCGTCATCGCCGAAAAGGATCTGGAACTGCGCGGCCCCGGCGAAATGCTTGGCACTCGCCAGACTGGTCTTCTGCAATTCAAGGTTGCCGACCTCATGCGCGATGCCGATTTACTACCCGCCGTCCGCGACGCCGCGCAAGCCCTCCTGGAGCGCTGGCCGACCCACGTCAGCCCGTTGCTCGACCGCTGGTTGCGCCATGGGCAGCAATACGGCCAAGTGTGAGCATGGTCGCAGTTTCTGACAGAACCTTCTGAACAAGCTGGTTATACTCCTGCCCATTGTTCCAAAAACGGATACAGACCATGACTGACGCAGCTCTCGCCCCCGAACTCCCGCACGCACCGTCTGTGATTCGGCTGTTGCTCGGCAAGCTGGGTATCGCCTACGAAGAAGTGCTCGACCACCACGGCCTCAATCCTTCGCGCAAGGTGCAAGCCGTGTTGCTGGACGACGCCGTGGGCGCGCTGATGGTGCTGTTTGCGCAGAGCCAGTTGCTGGATCTCAATCGTCTCGCCGAACTGACCGGGCGCCGCCTCACCGCGGTGCCCACCGAGCGCCTGGAAAAGATGCTCGGCAAACACAATCTGAGCCTGCTGCCGGGTTTGCCAGCGCTGACCAGTTC
This window of the Pseudomonas fluorescens genome carries:
- the exbD gene encoding TonB system transport protein ExbD; the encoded protein is MGLHLKEGADDDLAENHEINVTPFIDVMLVLLIIFMVAAPLATVDIKVDLPASTAKPAPRPEKPVFLSVKADQRLFIGEDEVKPETLGAFLDAKTQGKKDTTIFFQADKGVDYGDLMSVMDNLRAAGYLKVGLVGLETAAKK
- a CDS encoding TonB family protein, whose product is MITTRHKLTRYSGSLAVVLGVHALAIALALNWTARPPIELPPQAMMVELAPLPAPPPPAPPKVVTPPQPPAPVEELPIPKLAEAPKAEIAVPKPKPKPKPKPPKPVEKKLPDPPKEKPSEEKPADTQPTQAPTEKSAQPAPGPSPATVAAKASWQGSLLAHLAKYKKYPDSARQRGKEGLNRLRFVVDGEGNVLSFELVGRSGNADLDRATLEMIRRAQPLPKPPAEMLNNGSIEIVAPFVYSLDRRR
- a CDS encoding hydrogen peroxide-inducible genes activator codes for the protein MTLTELRYIVTLAQEQHFGHAAERCHVSQPTLSVGVKKLEDELGVLIFERSKSAVRLTPVGEGIVAQAQKVLEQAQGIRELAQAGKNQLTAPLKVGAIYTVGPYLFPHLIPQLHRVAPQMPLYIEENFTHVLRDKLRNGELDAIIIALPFNEADVLTLPLYDEPFYVLMPAQHPWTKKESIDAGLLNDKSLLLLGEGHCFRDQVLEACPTLTKGNDGAKHTTVESSSLETIRHMVASGLGISILPLSAVDSHHYAPGVIEVRPLSPPVPFRTVAIAWRASFPRPKAIEILADSIRLCSVAKPPAPVTAG
- the recG gene encoding ATP-dependent DNA helicase RecG; this encodes MTELSQVSVTALKGVGEAMAEKLAKVGLENLQDVLFHLPLRYQDRTRVVPIGHLRPGQDAVVEGTVSGADVVMGRRRSLVVRLQDGTGGLSLRFYHFSNAQKEGLKRGTRVRCYGEARPGASGLEIYHPEYRAITGDEPPPVDETLTPVYPLTEGLTQQRLRQLCMQTLTLLKPNTLPDWLPTELARDYQLAPLADAIRYLHNPPADADVDELALGHHWAQHRLAFEELLTHQLSQQRLRESMRSLRAPAMPKATKLPPKYLKNLGFNPTGAQQRVGNEIAYDLSQHEPMLRLIQGDVGAGKTVVAALAALQALEAGYQVALMAPTEILAEQHFITFKRWLEPLGIEVAWLAGKLKGKNRVAALEQIASGTPMVVGTHALFQDEVQFKNLALVIIDEQHRFGVQQRLALRQKGVGGRMCPHQLIMTATPIPRTLAMSAYADLDTSILDELPPGRTPVNTVLVTDTRRVEVIERVRSACAEGRQAYWVCTLIEESEELTCQAAETTFEDLTLALGELKVGLIHGRMKPVEKAAVMAEFKAGNLQLLVATTVIEVGVDVPNASLMIIENPERLGLAQLHQLRGRVGRGSAASHCVLLYHPPLSQIGRQRLGIMRETNDGFVIAEKDLELRGPGEMLGTRQTGLLQFKVADLMRDADLLPAVRDAAQALLERWPTHVSPLLDRWLRHGQQYGQV